A single region of the Triplophysa dalaica isolate WHDGS20190420 chromosome 15, ASM1584641v1, whole genome shotgun sequence genome encodes:
- the slc22a7b.1 gene encoding solute carrier family 22 member 7b.1 isoform X2: MFSHPQFYLLSNSSSSTYLPLVECQNGWEYDNSTFKSTLATEFDLVCDRRGLNKASATIFFIGVMVGAAFSGWLSDRYGRKPMLMVSYLVTATFGVASAFSQSFIMFAIMRFFTGMGLTGISIISYVLCVEWADIEHRTLAGVLISLDWSTGTMILPGIAYFANDWRTLVLVVTAPLGLAVITWRWIPMSARWLVVNGRLDDAHLYLSKCASFNKRENSLKDIQPQSLAAVTVAENKGNRTYSFLDLMRSPKLRKLAILSGTTWFGVAFTYYGISLNISGFGLNLYLTQFIYGAIEMPSKLLAYLCLDKLGRRYSQVGTLVTTGVCIGITILIPKDLWLPRTIVAVLGKGFSEAAFTCLFLYTTEIYPTVLRQNGLGYSSFVGRVGVSLAPLVGLLDEVWLPLPQLLFCTVAIIVGLLALLLPETHNVRLPETIEDIEKTRKRSICLPLE, encoded by the exons ATGTTCTCTCATCCTCAATTTTACCTGCTGTCAAACTCATCTAGCAGCACATATCTTCCCCTGGTGGAGTGTCAGAATGGATGGGAGTATGacaacagcacatttaagtCCACCCTGGCTACAGAG TTTGATCTGGTGTGCGACAGGAGAGGTCTGAATAAAGCCTCGGCCACCATCTTCTTCATTGGTGTGATGGTTGGAGCAGCATTTTCTGGCTGGCTGAGCGACAG ATATGGTAGGAAACCCATGCTGATGGTGTCTTACCTTGTAACCGCTACCTTTGGTGTAGCCAGTGCATTCTCTCAGTCCTTCATCATGTTTGCTATTATGAGGTTCTTCACTGGAATGGGCCTTACTGGCATCAGCATCATCAGCTATGTTCTGT GTGTAGAATGGGCTGATATTGAGCACAGGACATTGGCTGGAGTTTTAATCAGTCTTGACTGGTCTACCGGCACTATGATATTGCCTGGCATTGCGTATTTTGCCAATGACTGGAGAACTCTGGTTCTCGTGGTAACAGCTCCTCTTGGACTGGCTGTGATCACATGGAG GTGGATCCCAATGTCTGCGCGATGGCTGGTTGTCAATGGAAGGCTGGATGATGCTCATCTTTATCTAAGCAAATGTGCCTCATTTAACAAAAGAGAAAATAGCCTCAAAGATATTCAACCACAg TCCCTTGCTGCTGTAACAGTCGCTGAGAACAAAGGAAACAGAACATACTCGTTTTTGGACCTGATGAGATCTCCCAAGTTGAGAAAACTGGCTATTCTCTCAGGAACCACCTG GTTTGGAGTTGCTTTTACGTACTACGGTATCAGTTTGAACATATCTGGCTTTGGACTGAACCTGTACCTAACGCAGTTTATTTATGGGGCAATAGAGATGCCATCAAAACTGTTAGCCTATCTGTGCCTAGACAAACTTGGCCGAAGGTACAGCCAGGTGGGGACACTGGTTACAACAGGGGTCTGCATTGGCATCACTATCCTCATTCCTAAAG ATTTGTGGCTGCCTCGTACCATCGTTGCAGTACTTGGTAAAGGATTTTCAGAGGCCGCCTTCACTTGTCTTTTTCTCTATACTACTGAGATATACCCAACTGTGTTACG GCAGAATGGATTAGGCTACAGCTCATTTGTTGGTCGTGTTGGTGTCTCTTTAGCACCTCTTGTTGGCCTCCTGGATGAGGTCTGGCTTCCTCTGCCACAACTCCTGTTCTGCACTGTAGCCATCATTGTAGGCCTCCTTGCGTTGCTTCTTCCTGAGACCCACAATGTGCGGCTTCCTGAAACTATTGAAGATATTGAGAAAACTAG gAAGAGATCCATCTGTTTACCACTTGAGTGA
- the slc22a7b.1 gene encoding solute carrier family 22 member 7b.1 isoform X1, which translates to MKFENLLAEVGGFGKFQIIMIVLLVIPRVTLPFHFLLNNFIAAVPSHHCDISSLDAEGIFGNLSREERLTVSIPRQEDGTPASCHMFSHPQFYLLSNSSSSTYLPLVECQNGWEYDNSTFKSTLATEFDLVCDRRGLNKASATIFFIGVMVGAAFSGWLSDRYGRKPMLMVSYLVTATFGVASAFSQSFIMFAIMRFFTGMGLTGISIISYVLCVEWADIEHRTLAGVLISLDWSTGTMILPGIAYFANDWRTLVLVVTAPLGLAVITWRWIPMSARWLVVNGRLDDAHLYLSKCASFNKRENSLKDIQPQSLAAVTVAENKGNRTYSFLDLMRSPKLRKLAILSGTTWFGVAFTYYGISLNISGFGLNLYLTQFIYGAIEMPSKLLAYLCLDKLGRRYSQVGTLVTTGVCIGITILIPKDLWLPRTIVAVLGKGFSEAAFTCLFLYTTEIYPTVLRQNGLGYSSFVGRVGVSLAPLVGLLDEVWLPLPQLLFCTVAIIVGLLALLLPETHNVRLPETIEDIEKTRKRSICLPLE; encoded by the exons atgaaatttgagAACCTGCTGGCTGAGGTGGGAGGATTTGGAAAATTTCAGATCATTATGATCGTTCTTTTGGTTATTCCAAGAGTCACATTACCGTTTCACTTCTTGTTAAACAATTTTATAGCTGCCGTCCCATCTCACCACTGTGACATAAGCTCTTTGGATGCTGAAGGGATCTTCGGGAATCTGAGTCGAGAGGAGAGGCTGACTGTCAGTATTCCAAGACAGGAAGATGGGACTCCTGCTTCCTGTCACATGTTCTCTCATCCTCAATTTTACCTGCTGTCAAACTCATCTAGCAGCACATATCTTCCCCTGGTGGAGTGTCAGAATGGATGGGAGTATGacaacagcacatttaagtCCACCCTGGCTACAGAG TTTGATCTGGTGTGCGACAGGAGAGGTCTGAATAAAGCCTCGGCCACCATCTTCTTCATTGGTGTGATGGTTGGAGCAGCATTTTCTGGCTGGCTGAGCGACAG ATATGGTAGGAAACCCATGCTGATGGTGTCTTACCTTGTAACCGCTACCTTTGGTGTAGCCAGTGCATTCTCTCAGTCCTTCATCATGTTTGCTATTATGAGGTTCTTCACTGGAATGGGCCTTACTGGCATCAGCATCATCAGCTATGTTCTGT GTGTAGAATGGGCTGATATTGAGCACAGGACATTGGCTGGAGTTTTAATCAGTCTTGACTGGTCTACCGGCACTATGATATTGCCTGGCATTGCGTATTTTGCCAATGACTGGAGAACTCTGGTTCTCGTGGTAACAGCTCCTCTTGGACTGGCTGTGATCACATGGAG GTGGATCCCAATGTCTGCGCGATGGCTGGTTGTCAATGGAAGGCTGGATGATGCTCATCTTTATCTAAGCAAATGTGCCTCATTTAACAAAAGAGAAAATAGCCTCAAAGATATTCAACCACAg TCCCTTGCTGCTGTAACAGTCGCTGAGAACAAAGGAAACAGAACATACTCGTTTTTGGACCTGATGAGATCTCCCAAGTTGAGAAAACTGGCTATTCTCTCAGGAACCACCTG GTTTGGAGTTGCTTTTACGTACTACGGTATCAGTTTGAACATATCTGGCTTTGGACTGAACCTGTACCTAACGCAGTTTATTTATGGGGCAATAGAGATGCCATCAAAACTGTTAGCCTATCTGTGCCTAGACAAACTTGGCCGAAGGTACAGCCAGGTGGGGACACTGGTTACAACAGGGGTCTGCATTGGCATCACTATCCTCATTCCTAAAG ATTTGTGGCTGCCTCGTACCATCGTTGCAGTACTTGGTAAAGGATTTTCAGAGGCCGCCTTCACTTGTCTTTTTCTCTATACTACTGAGATATACCCAACTGTGTTACG GCAGAATGGATTAGGCTACAGCTCATTTGTTGGTCGTGTTGGTGTCTCTTTAGCACCTCTTGTTGGCCTCCTGGATGAGGTCTGGCTTCCTCTGCCACAACTCCTGTTCTGCACTGTAGCCATCATTGTAGGCCTCCTTGCGTTGCTTCTTCCTGAGACCCACAATGTGCGGCTTCCTGAAACTATTGAAGATATTGAGAAAACTAG gAAGAGATCCATCTGTTTACCACTTGAGTGA
- the slc22a7b.1 gene encoding solute carrier family 22 member 7b.1 isoform X3 yields MKFENLLAEVGGFGKFQIIMIVLLVIPRVTLPFHFLLNNFIAAVPSHHCDISSLDAEGIFGNLSREERLTVSIPRQEDGTPASCHMFSHPQFYLLSNSSSSTYLPLVECQNGWEYDNSTFKSTLATEFDLVCDRRGLNKASATIFFIGVMVGAAFSGWLSDRYGRKPMLMVSYLVTATFGVASAFSQSFIMFAIMRFFTGMGLTGISIISYVLCVEWADIEHRTLAGVLISLDWSTGTMILPGIAYFANDWRTLVLVVTAPLGLAVITWRWIPMSARWLVVNGRLDDAHLYLSKCASFNKRENSLKDIQPQSLAAVTVAENKGNRTYSFLDLMRSPKLRKLAILSGTTWFGVAFTYYGISLNISGFGLNLYLTQFIYGAIEMPSKLLAYLCLDKLGRRYSQVGTLVTTGVCIGITILIPKVALRSESDSPGMPVLVFRFVAASYHRCSTW; encoded by the exons atgaaatttgagAACCTGCTGGCTGAGGTGGGAGGATTTGGAAAATTTCAGATCATTATGATCGTTCTTTTGGTTATTCCAAGAGTCACATTACCGTTTCACTTCTTGTTAAACAATTTTATAGCTGCCGTCCCATCTCACCACTGTGACATAAGCTCTTTGGATGCTGAAGGGATCTTCGGGAATCTGAGTCGAGAGGAGAGGCTGACTGTCAGTATTCCAAGACAGGAAGATGGGACTCCTGCTTCCTGTCACATGTTCTCTCATCCTCAATTTTACCTGCTGTCAAACTCATCTAGCAGCACATATCTTCCCCTGGTGGAGTGTCAGAATGGATGGGAGTATGacaacagcacatttaagtCCACCCTGGCTACAGAG TTTGATCTGGTGTGCGACAGGAGAGGTCTGAATAAAGCCTCGGCCACCATCTTCTTCATTGGTGTGATGGTTGGAGCAGCATTTTCTGGCTGGCTGAGCGACAG ATATGGTAGGAAACCCATGCTGATGGTGTCTTACCTTGTAACCGCTACCTTTGGTGTAGCCAGTGCATTCTCTCAGTCCTTCATCATGTTTGCTATTATGAGGTTCTTCACTGGAATGGGCCTTACTGGCATCAGCATCATCAGCTATGTTCTGT GTGTAGAATGGGCTGATATTGAGCACAGGACATTGGCTGGAGTTTTAATCAGTCTTGACTGGTCTACCGGCACTATGATATTGCCTGGCATTGCGTATTTTGCCAATGACTGGAGAACTCTGGTTCTCGTGGTAACAGCTCCTCTTGGACTGGCTGTGATCACATGGAG GTGGATCCCAATGTCTGCGCGATGGCTGGTTGTCAATGGAAGGCTGGATGATGCTCATCTTTATCTAAGCAAATGTGCCTCATTTAACAAAAGAGAAAATAGCCTCAAAGATATTCAACCACAg TCCCTTGCTGCTGTAACAGTCGCTGAGAACAAAGGAAACAGAACATACTCGTTTTTGGACCTGATGAGATCTCCCAAGTTGAGAAAACTGGCTATTCTCTCAGGAACCACCTG GTTTGGAGTTGCTTTTACGTACTACGGTATCAGTTTGAACATATCTGGCTTTGGACTGAACCTGTACCTAACGCAGTTTATTTATGGGGCAATAGAGATGCCATCAAAACTGTTAGCCTATCTGTGCCTAGACAAACTTGGCCGAAGGTACAGCCAGGTGGGGACACTGGTTACAACAGGGGTCTGCATTGGCATCACTATCCTCATTCCTAAAG TTGCACTCAGAAGTGAGTCAGATTCTCCAGGTATGCCTGTGCTTGTCTTCAGATTTGTGGCTGCCTCGTACCATCGTTGCAGTACTTGGTAA
- the LOC130436400 gene encoding solute carrier family 22 member 7-like — MKFETILEEANGFGRYQIALVMLLAIPRLTLPCHFLLNNFITAIPSHHCDISHLDADWILGNLSQEEKLTVSIPAHEDGTPVSCQMFSHPQFHLLSNSSSLPEFPLVQCQNGWEYDNSTFSRTLAKQFDLVCDKKGLNQASGTIFFVGVMIGAAFFGVISDKYGRRNMLLLSYILAIVFSAASAFSSTFIMFATLRFLTGFSLTGISNISVVLSVEWVDTKHRTFVGVFGSLSWVVGNMLLACIAFLVTDWRMLIIIVSSPLLLAAATWWWIPESARWLIANNKPDKAYKYLEKCAVYNKKQDFMSKIKPETLINLMNVDNPDHSYTYLDLFKTPRLRRLALFTAIVWYGVSSTYYGISLNITGFGLNPFLTHFIYAAIELPAKILIYFCLNKVGRRVCQSGTLILTGFCILINILTPTEYWTFRTVIAVLGKGLSEASFTTVFLYTTEIFPTVLRQNGLGYTSFMARLAASIAPLIMLLEDVPEMIFCSLAILSGAVAWLLPETSNKRLPETIEDIEWK, encoded by the exons ATGAAGTTTGAAACTATTCTGGAAGAGGCAAATGGATTTGGGCGATACCAGATCGCACTGGTCATGCTACTGGCCATACCACGTCTAACACTCCCATGTCATTTCCTTTTGAACAACTTTATCACTGCCATCCCGTCTCACCACTGTGACATCAGCCATCTGGATGCTGATTGGATCTTGGGCAATTTGAGTCAGGAAGAAAAACTGACTGTCAGTATTCCTGCACATGAAGATGGAACTCCTGTTTCCTGTCAAATGTTCTCTCATCCTCAGTTCCACCTGCTGTCAAACTCATCCAGTCTTCCAGAGTTTCCTCTAGTTCAGTGTCAGAATGGATGGGAGTATGATAACAGTACATTTAGCAGGACTCTGGCAAAACAG TTTGATTTAGTTTGTGACAAGAAGGGGCTGAACCAGGCATCAGGAACCATATTTTTTGTGGGTGTCATGATCGGAGCTGCGTTTTTTGGTGTGATCAGTGACAA gtATGGTCGTAGGAATATGTTGCTGTTGTCCTACATCTTAGCTATAGTGTTCAGTGCTGCTAGCGCCTTCTCCAGTACCTTTATCATGTTTGCTACCTTACGCTTTCTAACCGGATTTTCTCTGACGGGTATCTCCAACATATCAGTTGTGCTCA GCGTTGAGTGGGTGGACACTAAGCACCGTACATTTGTTGGAGTGTTTGGCAGTCTTTCCTGGGTAGTAGGCAATATGCTGCTGGCCTGCATTGCCTTTCTGGTCACTGATTGGAGGATGCTGATCATTATTGTCTCTTCTCCTCTTCTACTCGCTGCAGCCACCTGGTG gtgGATCCCTGAATCAGCCCGATGGCTCATAGCCAATAATAAGCCAGACAAAGCATACAAGTATCTGGAAAAATGTGCTGTGTATAATAAGAAACAAGACTTCATGTCGAAAATCAAGCCAGAG ACTCTAATAAATTTGATGAATGTAGATAACCCGGACCACAGTTATACCTATTTAGACCTATTTAAAACCCCACGTCTGAGGAGACTTGCACTGTTTACAGCCATAGTgtg GTACGGTGTTTCGTCTACATACTATGGCATCAGTTTGAACATCACTGGCTTTGGGCTCAACCCTTTTCTGACGCATTTCATTTACGCTGCCATAGAGCTGCCTGCAAAAATCCTTATTTACTTCTGTCTCAACAAGGTTGGCCGTAGGGTCTGTCAGTCCGGGACACTGATATTAACAGGATTCTGTATACTCATCAATATCCTCACACCTACAG AGTACTGGACGTTCAGGACTGTAATCGCGGTGCTGGGTAAAGGGCTTTCAGAGGCTTCATTTACGACCGTGTTCCTGTACACCACAGAGATCTTTCCCACGGTCCTAAG GCAGAATGGACTTGGCTACACCAGTTTCATGGCTCGGCTGGCAGCCTCCATTGCTCCTCTTATCATGCTCTTAGAAGATGTCCCAGAGATGATTTTCTGCTCGTTGGCCATCCTTTCTGGTGCCGTCGCTTGGCTTCTTCCTGAAACCAGTAACAAAAGATTGCCAGAAACCATAGAAGATATTGAATGGAAATAG